CCTACCAGGACATCATGGGCGATCTGCACAATCTGTTTGGGCGCGTGACCGAGGCGCATGTCTTTCTCGACCCCGATGAGGAACTGGGGTGGTACATCGAGGAAGTCATCGAAGGCAGCACCATCGGCGAAGTGCTCGCGATGACCCAGTGGGACAAGGTCGAGCTGATGCGCCTGCTCAAGACGCAAGTCGACAGCGCGATCAAAGGGGACCGGTTGAAGCCGAATGACGCCATGAAGCTCCTGTCCGATTACGAACGCCTTCTCAACGAATACACCTATCTCTCGCTGACTGAAGGAAGACCGGTGCCGCAACCGGGCAATTGGCTGCCGCTGAGCTAGTCGGTGGATCGAGTGCTCCGTCGCTCGATGCGAGACGGATTCAGAAACGCCCCACAAACGTTGCAATCGCCGCCAGGATTCGCTGATCAACCTCCTCCTGGGTTTCGTCTGTCGCCTGGAGCTGGCGCTTCAATACAAGCAGGGAATGATCTCCGCCTTCGACGACGTGGAGAAAGTTCGGGCCCTTCATTTCGAGCCTGAGGTTTTCCAAAAGCTCCAACGGACAAAGCGGATCGCGGGTGCCTTGGACAAAAAGAATCGGCGTCCGTAATTGGCGCAGAACTTTGTCGCGCAACCGGGATGGATCTCCGCCGCCGCACAGCGGATAGCCAAAACAAATCAGGCCCGTGACCGGCTCTTCCAGCGAGACGTGGCATCCGATCCGTCCGCCCATGCTTTTGCCAATCAGGAATGCCGGCCGGGTGTCGCCTTGCCGGGCAGCAACGAGAGCCTGCCGGTGGGTGGCGATCAATTCCGGCAGCCGATCGGGACGCCGTTGCCTTTGTTGCATGTAGGCGTAATCGAAAGTCTCGACATCGCCGACGACTGAAAGCCGTTCCTTCCAGCGTTGCATCCACGGGTGAGTGGAAGGCGCTCCAGCGCCGGGTGCGAAAAGAAACAGGGGCCTTGTCATTGTAGGGCCTCAACCAAGCGATCAAGAAAAACGGTCTGGGCAGGATTGATCCTGGCTCGAGCCATCTCCAGGAAAAAAAAGCTGGCTTGGTCAATTTCCGGGAACGCCTGCGTTTTGCTGGATCGCGGCGGCCATTCCACCTCAAAGGTGTTCGAAGCCAGTTTGAAATCGGGCGGCAAATCCCCCGCAAACGCCCAGGCGTGAACTGTTTTGCCGCCTTTCTGTTTCACATAGCCCAGCTCAATCCAAGACCCATTGCCGGTGGCGATAGCGGCTTTCTCAACCGAAATACCGAGCTCTTCGGCAAACTCTATTTTCGCCCGCTCCAACAAATCCTCGCCTGACGCGACCTCTCCTTTTGGAATCGTCCAGGCGCCTTCATCCTTGTTTCGAAAGTAGGGGCCGCCCGGATGGACGAGCAGCACCTCCGTCTCTCCATTTTGCATCCGGAACATCAGCAGTCCCGCGCTCGTTTGCGCCCGCGCCACGAGGCAAGATTAAGCGATCGGGCTACGAGTCAACGTGCCGGGCCGCCTCTGCTAATCCTTGTCATTCCGTCGAAAGTTTAGAATTCTCAGGCCCGCTGACATGGACCCGAAGATTCCGCGGCAGCGGTGGCGACATTTAGGTCTGCTCATCCTGCTTCTCCTGCTGTTCATAGTGTCGCCCCTTGTTGCCCCACTCCGGTTTGGCGTCCTGTTTTTGAATGTCGTGGGCGCCGCCGTGTTGTTGGCGGGGACGCACGTCATCAGCGAACGAAAGCGGCTTTTCACCTCTACCCTGGTTCTGGCCATCGCCACCATCGCCCTCAATGGTTTCATCATCGTCTGGAACGCCCAGCGGCTGATCCTGGTCTCGAACTTTTGTCTCCTGACCTTGCTGGCGTTGTTCTCCATCAGCATTCTCGCTGACGTTCTCCGGCGTGGTCCAGTCACCGCGGACAAGATTTACGGCGCCATTTGCGTCTATTTCCTGATCGGATATGCATGGGCTTTCTGCTACGCCATCCTGGAACAGATCGAGCCCGGATCGTTTTCCGGTCCGGCGGAGAGTGGGGCGGTGTCAGAGTACGTCGCCCGCGTGATTCGGATGCGTTATTTCAGTTTTGTCACGCTGACCACGGTCGGTTTCGGCGACATCGTACCGCGGTCGAATGCGGCCCGAACCTTTGCCACACTCGAGGCGGTAATGGGCCAGATCTATCTGGCGGTGCTCGTCGCGCGGCTCGTCGGGTTACATATTGTTCACGCCAGCAGGGAACAACCCCGCGACGACAGTTAGCGTCGGCCGCCAGCTGCTTACTTTGCTCGCGTGAAGCGAAGCTTCGAACCGCGCGGGTCCTGCAAGGTCATGTGGTCGCCGGATAGCTCGAGCTGATACACGGAGGTAGCACCCGGTGTTTCGATTTTTACCCGGTCGCGATCTCCGAAGCTGTATCGGCCTCGAATACTTCCCATCTGGACCGACCCGCCCTCGGCGAATTCCCAGACCATGGTATTGCCCTCGCCATCCACTCGCCATTTCCCCACGATGTCGCGCCGGGGGCCGCCACAACCGCTCAGCGCGGCGAGCAAGATGATTGAAGTGATTGTGAAGCAGCGGGAGAGCAATGATTTCATCCTGGGTGAATGTTTGGCCAGGTTGTAACGGGATCGGGGCATTTTGGAAATCATTTCCGCCCTCGGAGCAGCGGGGGGAAAAGGTTCGAGGCGGCTTGACGTCTGCCGCTGCGCACTAACTTATGCACCTTATGTTTTCCTGCCGACGGTTCCGGAATCGCCGTGGTCTGCCAGTAATGATCGGATTTCTGGCGCTCGCCCTCCTGGTTTCCACCGCGGAAGGGCGGAAGAAGGATCCGGCCTTCGCCACCTCGGCCGATGATCCGGTGTTGCGCGCTCGCATCGCGGCTCTCGGTCCGAATGTCGATCCCGAGGAAGCCCAGCGAGTTGCCGCGATGGCTTATACAACCGGCCGGGAACTGAAAAAAGAGTGGAGAGTAGTCTGGCCGCCGGGCCTGCAAAACTTCCTCGTCAATACCGGGGCCAGGAAAGGAGGCCTTTGCTTCCAGTTCGCGGAGCGGCTTCTCCTCCGCCTTACCGAGCTGAAATGGGAAACGCTCGAGTTTCATTGGGCGGAATCGTTCGATAAGACGGCGAGCGAGCACAACGTCATTGTCGTCACCGCGAAGGGCCAGCCCTTTGCCCAGGGAATTCTGCTCGATAATTGGCGCTACGGCGGACGCCTCGTCTGGGGGCCGATCGTGGAAGATCCCTTTTACCAGTGGGTGGAGAATAAGGCCCAATACCAAAAGGTATTGAACAAGCGAGTTGTCCCGACGCCCACACCGTCCCGTCCCGCCGCGAATTCAACTCCGTCTGCCGTCAAACCGGAACCGGAAACGCGGTAAGCCTGATTTCTTTACTGGCGACCGGCAGCCGGTCGCTACCGCACGACCGGAGGCGTTGGTGACGGCTTTGGTCTGGGGCCTTTGGGATTGCGAGGGACTGTCGTCGTTGTGCTCTTTGGGGGGTATTTGGTCGGCGGGTTGGTTGTTGTTGTGGTGGGAGGGTTTTTGGTTTGCCCCGGCGTTCGGCCTGTCGTTGGGGGTGGTTGAGTCGGACCGGTGTTAGTTGTAGGAGGATGAGTGCCCGGAGGCTGGGTCGGCGGCCGCGTGGATGGCGGGCGAGGATTATGATGGGTTCCTCCTCCAAGAATTCCTCCAATGTCGATGTTGATATTCGGCCCGGTATAGTTCGGAGGCGGCGCCTGCGGCGCGGGCTGTTGTTGCTGCGCCGCGGCCATAATGAGCGGCTGGCTCGGCAACGGCTTGAAGTCGGTAATGAGCGGATGACTCTTCATCACGTCATTAAGGTTGATATTCACCGGCATTGGCAGGGTGGTGGCGCCGGCTGGGACATCCAGCATTTGTCCCGCTCGGACGTACCGATAATCCTTCGGCTTCGCGACCAGGGCCATCCGGGCGCTTCCTTCGAGGGTGATCAATTTGCTCTTCGTCCCGCCGGCCGATTCGAAGATGAGGGTGGTTCCAGTGACAGCCACGGTGACCGCGCTCGTTTTTACGGAGCCGCCGCCTGAATCCTTCGGCACGCGCAGGAGGATCGAGCCACTCTCGATTTTGGCGGTGTGGCCGGAGCCGGTGAAACTAAAGATCGTGTTCGAGCCCAGGCGGGTAATGGTCAAATCCGGAAAGGTGAGCTCGGAACGCGAATCGCCGCCCGTCCGCACGCCGGTGTCTTCGGACACCTTGTCGTTTACCGCGGCGGGACGCGCGGCGGCTTCCGAGGGAAGAAGTCTCACGTCGCGAATGATCTGGGTGACGCGTGCTTCCTTGGACGCAGCGCTGGCGACCGGCAGGGGCACGAGAAACAACATGCTGATTATCGAGACGGTCAGGATTTTAGAGGTCGGTTTCATGGGACAAATCGTTTTTCGCGGACCTGCTGAGAATGAGGAGTTTTGGTGAGGGTGTCGAGGCGAAACCAAGCGCGGGGGTTGAGGGGAGGCACGGCGATTTCAGATGGGGGCGGAGTAAGAGCATGAGCAAGAGTGAGCGCCGAGGCGGCGCTCATTGACCCACCCCGGGCGCGCCCGCATAGTGCTGCGCTTTATGTCGATCGAGCTGACCCGAAACTTCTGCATCATCGCGCATATCGATCATGGCAAGACGACGCTCTCCGATCGATTGCTCGATCGCACGGGCACGATCCACGAGCGCGACAAGCAGGACCAGTTGCTCGATTCGATGGATTTGGAACGCGAACGCGGCATCACCATCAAGGCGCACCCGGTCGCGATGCGTTACGCGGCCAAATCAGGCCAGAAATATCGCCTCAACCTGCTCGACACGCCGGGCCACGTCGATTTTGCCTACGAAGTCTCACGCTCGCTCGCCGCCTGCGAAGGAGCGCTCCTCATCGTCGATGCCGCCCAGGGGGTTGAAGCCCAGACGGTGGCGAACGTGCATCTCGCCCACAAGCAGGGGCTCACCATCATTCCCGTCATCAACAAGATCGATTTGCCGAACGCCGACATCCCCGCCGTCCACAAACAGCTCGAAGAAATCCTCGCCATTCCCGCCGAGGAAGCGATCGATGCCAGCGCGAAGATGGGGATCGGCATTGAGGAAATTCTCGAAGCCGTCGTCCACCGCATCCCGCCGCCGCCGAAACCAGCCGATGAAATTTTGCGCGGGCTCGTCTTCGATTGCGTCTTCGACATTTACCGCGGCGTCGTTGCCTACGTCCGCATCTTTTCCGGCAAGATCGAGGCGGACCAGGGCATCAAGTTAATCAATAACGACGCCCGCTACGAAGTGAAGGAAGTCGGGGTCTT
This Chthoniobacterales bacterium DNA region includes the following protein-coding sequences:
- a CDS encoding alpha/beta family hydrolase; protein product: MTRPLFLFAPGAGAPSTHPWMQRWKERLSVVGDVETFDYAYMQQRQRRPDRLPELIATHRQALVAARQGDTRPAFLIGKSMGGRIGCHVSLEEPVTGLICFGYPLCGGGDPSRLRDKVLRQLRTPILFVQGTRDPLCPLELLENLRLEMKGPNFLHVVEGGDHSLLVLKRQLQATDETQEEVDQRILAAIATFVGRF
- a CDS encoding NUDIX domain-containing protein, with protein sequence MARAQTSAGLLMFRMQNGETEVLLVHPGGPYFRNKDEGAWTIPKGEVASGEDLLERAKIEFAEELGISVEKAAIATGNGSWIELGYVKQKGGKTVHAWAFAGDLPPDFKLASNTFEVEWPPRSSKTQAFPEIDQASFFFLEMARARINPAQTVFLDRLVEALQ
- a CDS encoding ion channel — translated: MDPKIPRQRWRHLGLLILLLLLFIVSPLVAPLRFGVLFLNVVGAAVLLAGTHVISERKRLFTSTLVLAIATIALNGFIIVWNAQRLILVSNFCLLTLLALFSISILADVLRRGPVTADKIYGAICVYFLIGYAWAFCYAILEQIEPGSFSGPAESGAVSEYVARVIRMRYFSFVTLTTVGFGDIVPRSNAARTFATLEAVMGQIYLAVLVARLVGLHIVHASREQPRDDS
- a CDS encoding FecR family protein, translated to MKPTSKILTVSIISMLFLVPLPVASAASKEARVTQIIRDVRLLPSEAAARPAAVNDKVSEDTGVRTGGDSRSELTFPDLTITRLGSNTIFSFTGSGHTAKIESGSILLRVPKDSGGGSVKTSAVTVAVTGTTLIFESAGGTKSKLITLEGSARMALVAKPKDYRYVRAGQMLDVPAGATTLPMPVNINLNDVMKSHPLITDFKPLPSQPLIMAAAQQQQPAPQAPPPNYTGPNINIDIGGILGGGTHHNPRPPSTRPPTQPPGTHPPTTNTGPTQPPPTTGRTPGQTKNPPTTTTTNPPTKYPPKSTTTTVPRNPKGPRPKPSPTPPVVR